Genomic segment of Armatimonadota bacterium:
GCAAGGCTGAACGAACTCCTCGAGGAGCTTCGGATCGACCATGTAAAGGACCACAAGGGATACATGCTCTCAGGCGGCGAGCGGAGGCGAGCAGAGATCGCGCGGACCCTCGCCATGTCGCCCGCGTTCATGTTGCTCGACGAACCTTTCACCGGCGTTGATCCCATCGCCATCAACGACATCCAGGACATCATCGCGGAACTGAAGGCGAAGAACATCGGCATCCTGATCACCGACCACAACGTTCGAGAGACGCTTGCGATCACGGACCGAGCTTACATTCTTTCCGACGGCAAGATCAGGACATCCGGCCTCTCGCAAGAACTGCCCAACGATCCGATAGCTCGGAAGTACTATCTTGGGGACCGTTTCTC
This window contains:
- the lptB gene encoding LPS export ABC transporter ATP-binding protein; translation: MTPEATITTESLIKTYKGRNVVDDVSLEMKRGEIVGLLGPNGAGKTTTFYMIVGLIHPAAGRVYLEGRDITGMPMYQRARHGIGYLAQEPSVFRKLTVSENILLVLELAGMPKKERKARLNELLEELRIDHVKDHKGYMLSGGERRRAEIARTLAMSPAFMLLDEPFTGVDPIAINDIQDIIAELKAKNIGILITDHNVRETLAITDRAYILSDGKIRTSGLSQELPNDPIARKYYLGDRFSV